The Oncorhynchus nerka isolate Pitt River linkage group LG12, Oner_Uvic_2.0, whole genome shotgun sequence genome contains the following window.
tggaatgttattagtatttttcatttatttgtatttttttgcattatttcCAAAAACACGCCGAAAATACGAGTTTGAaaatgtttctatgtcaaacggttttgttacatttcagtcttctgtgatgtatataaagtgtcatattgggatgcaaactcaaattgaaatacatttcaactctctaTCTGACATGATACAGGTGTCTGCTTCTTTGTAAAGCccctaaccatgtgtgtgaggtgtagacCTTTgcttcaaagtagatttgtttaagatgaCCAAGGAACACTCTGTCACCCTGAGTATAGCACACTGCTGTATTAAAGTAGCTAGAAACAATCATGTTGATGCTGACAACTGGTCTTTCCAGTCTGGGTAAATAAACAAAGAGGGTAATTTCTACTGCAGCTTCTCTTTGTATTCATTCTGCACAACATGCACACAATGAAGTTACCTAAATTATTGCCACAACCACAATTGTCTCTCAGTGACTCTTTTAACGTCACTTTGGGTGTGATGAGGTGGAGGTGGAATGCAGTCAGTCGATGTTCTACTATCTCTCAGGTTTATGTTTTAGAGGTTGAGATGACCTCCTTCAACCAACAAACCCAGATTCAGGGAAACATGAAAGGAATTGAGTCATTGTCTATCCTTTTGTGAAAAATTACACTGGTCATTCAAAAaatgtattaagttaaaatagaCCTCACTTTAGATTATCCCACACAAAAATACTTAACTAATGATTACTAAATGGTTTATAATGACCTATATTAAACATGTTATGAATTATCTTATTAATCATTAGTGCAAACTTTAAAAATGGTTTATACATGTGTTAATAACTAGCTTACTAACATTTACAAATGTAGGAGTAAAGATTCATGAAGATTATGAATCAACTATTTACTAACCCATTATAAATACTTAATAATTATGATTCATAGTTCTTATTGGTGTTATTATAAAGCGCTACTGGACACATTTCTTCAATATTTTAATTGTTAAACATTTTTGGGCCCCAGACTTTTGCAAGAAGTGGGACAGCCAAGCTTAGTACTGGTCTGTTTGCGTACAGTATAGCATGTTATTTTAGGTGATTCTAGAGCAGGGTTGTTCCTGGAGAACGACCctctgtaggttttcgctcccaACCCGCAGTTGTTACTAACCTCATGCAGctgatcaaccagctaattattagaatcaggtgtggtagactagggttggagtgaaaacctacaggactgtacctctccaggaacagggttggagagccctgttctAGAGAAACAGTAGCACTGCAAGCTTTTTGGAAGAATCTTGATAAACTACAATGCTAACATACCTTCATATCTTCAATGCTACCAGATATCATAATTTAAAATAACTTGCATGGTTTGTCAAGCTTAACTTGTTTGGACACAAAAAAAGGCTTGATGATAATGATTAGGGCCCTGACGTTTTCCTGACCATATGACCTGACCAGGAGAAACTATGCATATAACAGTAAATTACAGTGCCCCAGAATTTCGAGTTTGTCGTGGTCGGGTCAGTCTTTTGAGGTGTGGGGCTTATGAGTAAAGCTTGTGTCTGACAGTCTCAACTATTTAGTCAAACTGGATGGACTAGTTAATGGGTGAAACAGTAAGCCAttaccaagtgtgtgtgtgcgtgtgtgcgtgttgaGCCTTTCCTACATATGCCACACTTCTTGCTTGGTTTCAGTCACTCAGCATTCCTCTTCACCATCCTCTTCTCTGAAGCTAACTCAGGTAAGACTATGTCTATGACTATGTCTATgagcaaagaccagggagcttagTCCCTCTATACGGAAAATCAATATTTGTGAAAATATGAAATATCTTTTggctatattttatatttcaaatTTATTTTGAAATATAAAAAATTGGCCAAACGTATATtgaatatttacacatgttaaaatatgtatttattttctgTATGTCATAAGGaatgaaagggaaaggggaatcACATACTGCTGAATGTAATGATCATTTACAAGCCTGGTCCTCACTAGATGTAACACAGTAAACATAAATCATGGACTTTCAAATGAGAATATGTTGCGTatagtatggttacataagacagaggGTTACTTGTAGGGTGGTTGGTCATGGTGAGTGGGCGTATAATCCAAACATCTAGGAACCCCAAAGGGTGTGGGTTCGAATCTCATCACAACTTCAGCGCTTTAGCGGATAAGTAattactttttagctactttgcaactacttagcatgttagctaaccctaatcctaacctatCTCATAACTCTTTAatttaaccctaatcttaaccctaacccttaacccaaagcctagctaacattagccacctagctaacattagtgtTAGCCCCCTAGCCACCGAGCTAATGTTAGTGTTAGCCCCCTAGCCACCGAGCTAATGTTAGTGTTAGCCCCCTAGCCACcgagctaatgttagccacaacaaattggaattcgtaacgtataatatgttttgcaaattcgtaacatactgtacaaattgtaattcgtaacatactgTACAAATTGTAATTCGGAACATACACTCTTAAAAcaaatctagaacctaaaagggttctccgcctgtccccataggagaaccctttgaagaacccttttaggttacAGGTAGAACCCTCGTatgttctatgtagaacccttttaggttcaatGTAGAACTCTTTCCACTGAGGGTTCGACATGGAACTCaaaaagggttttacctggaaccaaaaatagttctaccaggaaccaaaaaggggtctcctatggggacagctgaagaacccttttggaacctttttttctatGAGTATATAATAAGAAATGGGTgacggacatccacaaatgaatacataccataccatacgaaatgtaaCATGTCATACTAATTGGAGTGTTATGGATTTACAGTTTTACTCTattacgtctacccctgagtccaggttgaatTTACAGTTTGAGTTGGACTATGACTCCTTCTAGCTCATGTTCAAAGGAGCAGTTGTAAAGCCTGGGGACAACTAAGCCCTAACACTAGGCTTCTCTGTAGAGCATACAGCATTTTGAATAACTTCAACTCGTTTTGAAGAATTTCACAAACTATCTTGAGAACTAGTTCTGGTGCCATTATTATGAAGCATGAAACATCGCCCTATATTCATTTGCTGGTGGTGTGacttctgtaaaaaaaaatatatacatatatattcttcttttttttatccTCACAGAAGACGCCACCATGGCAAACACGATGGTCATCCAGCAGCCCAAGCCCTTTGTTCAGGCCATTACCTCAAACCAATGGAGCTCCGAAATCTGTGACTGCACCAAGGATATGTCttcgtgtaagtgtgtgtgtttgtgtgtgcgtacgagcatgtttgtgtgtgtacatatattGATTGTCTTTAAACAAGGCCTCTGTTACCGCTCAACTCCATTCAATGGGGGGCAAACTTGTTTCAATCAACAACATAACACATTCGTTTAGAGTttgagctcccgagtggcgcagcggtctaagacactgcggTCTAagatactgcatctcagtgcaagaggtggcactgcagtacctggtttgaatccaggctgcatcacatccggctgtgattgggagtcccataaggtggtgcacaattggcccagaaagTACAATGATGGTTGGATTGTTTGTCAGCACCATGTGAGACCCAGCCTCCATgtgcatctgcactcggtccgcaggtagtattacatttcattacatttcattatagtacaacggtttgatttgtctaatcttagcattttcttcttagctagctacacagccgtctttgtatcatagataattgcgtaattatcgtatttcgtcgtcctaacgcagtctacactgccctgcagctagccagctagctaacgtccaccgttagctagtccaccgtctaccgattagcagcacaactattacactcaactgaacgacttgattagtgtagtgttagctagctacatagttgtctttgctgtcttcgtacccaagataattgtgtagtttagagtgtgtagttttatgtcgtccttaacataggagactctgctagctagccaacagctagccaacgtctaccgaacagaacttctgcactcaacaatccggtcgcatttcgcttcgctccacaggtagtatcacatttttcatttcatttcattacagtacaacggcttgatttgtttgatcgtagctagctacatagctagctacatagccgtctttgtatcaaagataattgtgtagtctagagcgatttcctaggttagctagccagctattgtcgttcttttaacgcaacgtaacgtaatcaacactgctagctagccagctagccccgaatagcagcacagtagaaactattacactcaacggaacgacttgattagtgtagtgtcaacaacgcagccaatgccaactagcctacttagtcaacaacgcagcctctgccagctagcctacttcagcagtactgtatcattttaatcattttagtcaataagattcttgctacgtaagcttaactctctgaacactcgtgacgtgtagtccacttgtcattccaatctcctttgcattagcgtagcctcttgtgtagcctgtcaactatgtgtctgtctatccctgttctctcctctctgcacagaccatacaaacgctccacaccgcgtggccgcggccacctaatctggtggtcccagcgcgcacgacccacgtggagttccaggtctccggtagcctctggaactgccgatctgcggccaacaaggcagagttcatctcagcctatgtctccctccagtccctcgacttcttggcactgacggaaacatggatcaccacagacaacactgctactcctactgctctctcttcgtctgcccacgtgttctcgcacaccccgagagcttctggtcagcggggtggtggcaccgggatcctcatctctcccaagtggtcattctctctttctccccttacccatctgtctatcgcctcctttgaattccatgctgtcacagttaccagccctttcaagcttaacatccttatcatttatcgccctccaggttccctcggagagttcatcaatgagcttgatgccttgataagctcctttcctgaggacggctcacctctcacagttctgggcgactttaacctccccacgcctacctttgactcattcctctctgcctccttctttccactcctctcctcttttgacctcaccctctcaccttccccctactcacaaggcaggaaatacgctcgacctcatctttactagatgctgttcttccactaacctcgttgcaactccctccaagtctccgaccactaccttgtatccttttccctctcgctctcatccaacacttcccacactgcccctactcggatggtatcgcgccgtcccaaccttcgctctctctccccgctactctctcctcttccatcctatcatctcttccctctgctcaaaccttctccaacctatctcctgattctgcctcctcaaccctcctctcctccctttctgcatcctttgactctctatgtcccctatcctccaggccggctcggtcctccctcccgctccgtggctcgacgactcattgcgagctcacagaacagggctccgggcagccgagcggaaatggaggaaaactcgcctccctgcggacctgacatcctttcactccctcctctctacattttcctctttctctctgctgctaaagccactttctaccactctaaattccaagcatctgccactaaccctaggaagctctttgcaaccttctcctccctcctgaatcctcctccccctccccccctcctccctctctgcagatgacttcgtcaaccattttgaaaagaaggtcgacgacatccgatcctcgtttgctaagtcaaacgacaccgctggttctgctcacactgccctaccctgtgctctgacctctttctccctctctctccagatgaaatctcgcgtcttgtgacggccggccgccctacaacctgcccgcttgaccctatcccctcctctcttctccagaccatttccggagacctcctcccttacctcacctcgctcatcaactcatccctgaccgctggctacgtcccttccgtcttcaagagagcgagagttgcaccccttctgaaaaaacctacactcgatccctccgatgtcaacaactacagaccagtatcccttctttcttttctctccaaaactcttgaacgtgccgtccttggccagctctcccgctatctctctcagaatgaccttcttgatccaaatcagtcaggtttcaagactagtcattcaactgagactgctcttctctgtatcacggaggcgctccgcactgctaaagctaactctctctcctctgctctcatccttctagacctatcggctgccttcgatactgtgaaccatcagatcctcctctccaccctctccgagttgggcatctccggcgcggcccacgcttggattgcgtcctacctgacaggtcgctcctaccaggtggcgtggcgagaatccgtctccacaccacgtgctctcaccactggtgtcccccagggctctgttctaggccctctcctattctcgctatacaccaagtcacttggctctgtcataacctcacatggtctctcctatcattgctatgcagacgacacacaattaatcttctcctttccccttctgatgaccaggtggcgaatcgcatctctgcatgtctggcagacatatccgtgtggatgacggatcaccacctcaagctgaacctcggcaagacggagctgctcttcctcccggggaaggactgcccgttccatgatctcgccatcacggttgacaactccattgtgtcctcctcccagagcgctaagaaccttggcgtgatcctggacaacaccctgtcgttctcaactaacatcaaggcggtggcccgttcctgtaggttcatgctctacaacatccgcagagtacgaccctgcctcacacaggaagcggcgcaggtcctaatccaggcacttgtcatctcccgtctggattactgcaactcgctgttggctgggctccctgcctgtgccattaaacccctacaactcatccagaacgccgcagcccgtctggtgttcaaccttcccaagttctctcacgtcaccccgctcctccgctccctccactggcttccagttgaagctcgcatccgctacaagaccatggtgcttgcctacggagctgtgaggggaacggcacctcagtacctccaggctctgatcaggccctacacccaaacaagggcactgcgttcatccacctctggcctgctcgcctccctaccactgaggaagtacagttcccgctcagcccagtcaaaactgttcgctgctctggcccccaatggtggaacaaactccctcacgacgccaggacagcggagtcaatcaccaccttccggagacacctgaaaccccacctctttaaggaatacctaggataggataaagtaatccctctcaccccccctccccctgaaaagatttagatgcactactgttccactggaggtcataaggtgaatgcaccaatttgtaagtcgctctggataagagcgtctgctaaatgacttaaatgtaatgttaaatgtgttggccggggtagtcattgtaaataagaatttgttcttaattaactgacttgcctgaatGAATAAATGTCAATAAAAAATTATCCCATGGGTAAATCAGTGTCATTTCTTGTCCTCTATCTCCCTTTATAGGTTGCTTAGCATTCTGGTGCTTCCCCTGCTTTGCCTGTATAACGGCAAGGGAGGCTGGGGAGTGCCTGTGTCTGCCCCTGCTAGACGGCTTCGGCCTTATCCCCCCCGCCACCATGTCCCTGAGGGTGGGGATCCGCCAGCGCTACGGCATCGAGGTAAGGACACAGAGAACGCCATGACCTTGTCTAGAGTCATAACATTTGGTTTTCTCATTGTTTACTGTTAgcacaaatcaaatcaacatttgtcatgtgcgccgaatacaacaggtggagtgaaatgcttacttacaggctctaaccaacagtgcaaaaaatgtattttgtgaacaataggtaagtaaagtaataaaaacaacagtaaaaagagagtgaaaaataacagtagcgagcaGAGGTGGggccaagtcattgttttacaagtcacaagtaagtcttAAGTCTTAGCACCCAAGttccaagtcaagtctcaagtcgcGACAGGGAAGTCCGAGTAAAGtctcaagtcaagtctcaagtcctaaaccTGAAGTTttgagtcctaaacaagtcataatgtgctcttcaccaaatgtaataccaagagtaatagttagtatattacatttacgcaaatcataaatgcttttaaaaatatgtatatatttattacCTTTCCCAATAAAcgttatatttccatggaaatacatgggtagaCATGAGAACAACAATAGTTATCGACTATCAAGGATCGCTATGGGGCGCAGTAGACTTGTACACAATCGCccaaccataacacacacacacacacagacagacacacacacactctctctctctctctctctctctgtgtggttacagtaggctaatGCATGTCAGtggttttaggaacagcagtaacatcaggcaggatttaggctaccaactgcctagccagttgtagctcaatcttgggtgcaatgatcacaTTCCCGCACTGACTGACCGTGTGGAAGCTCATTGATTTAATGTTAGGTTAGCCTACATGATACACTAgtaaagtaataaaatatatatctgtcggctatattagccatgacttaccgttctttgtgcagcttcaaatgtcgaacaaagttggaaaTTGTTGCGCCTCCGTCTGTAATTTTCTTCCTGCATGTTTGGCAAGTTGCAATCtgttttttgttgatacagctTCGTCTTTCTatctgaaaataataatttggggtatcatctttccaagggctccatctga
Protein-coding sequences here:
- the LOC115138005 gene encoding cornifelin homolog B-like; its protein translation is MANTMVIQQPKPFVQAITSNQWSSEICDCTKDMSSCCLAFWCFPCFACITAREAGECLCLPLLDGFGLIPPATMSLRVGIRQRYGIEGTMCNDCVYSFFCGPCTWCQMSREMKSRLQPVTLINPHVR